One region of Oryza glaberrima chromosome 7, OglaRS2, whole genome shotgun sequence genomic DNA includes:
- the LOC127778611 gene encoding AP2-like ethylene-responsive transcription factor PLT1 — protein sequence MVISLACFADWALRGLDYGGGSSDLSMLVGSSGGGRRTVGDGGGEAPKLENFLDGNLFSDVHGQAAGGYLYSGSTVNGAGGYSNGGCGGGTIELSMIKTWLWSNQPQPQPSPPQHADQDMSTDASASSYACSDVLVGSCNGGGGGAGGTASSHGQSLALSMSTWSVASTAGGSVVVAAESSSSENRRVDSPGGAVPRKSIDTFGQRTSIYRAVRDFH from the coding sequence ATGGTGATCTCCCTGGCGTGCTTTGCAGATTGGGCGCTGAGGGGTTTGGACTACGGCGGTGGCTCCTCCGACCTCTCGATGCTCGTCggctcgagcggcggcgggaggaggacggtgggcgacggcggtggcgaggcgccGAAGCTGGAGAACTTCCTCGACGGCAACTTATTCTCCGACGTGCACGGCCAAGCCGCCGGCGGATACCTCTACTCCGGAAGCACTGTCAACGGCGCCGGTGGTTACAGTaacggcggatgcggcggcggaaccATAGAACTGTCCATGATTAAGACGTGGCTCTGGAGCAaccagccgcagccgcagccatcgccgccgcagcacgcTGATCAGGACATGAGCACCGATGCGAGCGCGAGCAGCTACGCGTGCTCCGACGTGCTGGTGGGGAgctgcaacggcggcggcggcggcgccgggggcaCGGCGAGCTCGCATGGGCAGAGCCTGGCGCTATCGATGAGCACGTGGTCGGTGGCATCCACTGCAGGGggcagcgtcgtcgtcgcggccgagAGCTCGTCGTCGGAGAACAGGCGGGTGGATTCGCCGGGCGGAGCCGTCCCGAGGAAATCCATCGACACCTTCGGGCAGAGGACGTCTATATACCGAGCTGTTAGAGATTTCCATTAA
- the LOC127780899 gene encoding putative pentatricopeptide repeat-containing protein At3g23330 codes for MSLAAVASPHFPPSWAYQIRMAASQGQFLHAISLFLQMRASVAPRSSVPASLPAALKSCAGLGLCTLAASLHALAIRSGSFADRFTANALLNLCIKLPGFHHPFGTNGPSGEGGLESAAYESMRKVFDEMLKRDAVSWNTLILGCAEHKRHQEALSMVREMWRDGFMPDTFTLSTVLPIFAECADIKRGMVVHGYAIKNGFDNDVFVGSSLIDMYANCTQMDYSMKVFDSFSDCDAVLWNSMLAGYAQNGSVEEALGIFRRMLQAGVRPVPVTFSSLIPAFGNLSLLRLGKQLHAYLIRARFNDNIFISSSLIDMYCKCGNVDIARRVFNGIQSPDIVSWTAMIMGYALHGPTTEAFVLFERMELGNVKPNHITFLAVLTACSHAGLVDNGWKYFNSMSNQYGFVPSLEHCAALADTLGRAGDLDEAYNFISEMKIKPTSSVWSTLLRACRVHKNTVLAEEVAKKIFELEPKSMGSHVILSNMYSASGRWNEAAQLRKSMRIKGMKKEPACSWIEVKNKLHVFIAHDKSHPWYDRIIDALNVYSEQMIRQGYVPNMEDVLQDIEEEQKREVLCGHSEKLAIVFGIISTPPGTTIRVMKNLRVCVDCHTVTKFISKIVAREIVVRDVNRFHRFKDGNCSCGDFW; via the coding sequence ATGTCTCTTGCTGCGGTTGCTTCTCCACATTTCCCACCGTCATGGGCCTATCAGATCCGTATGGCTGCTTCCCAGGGCCAATTTCTCCACGCCATCTCTCTCTTCCTACAAATGCGTGCCTCTGTTGCGCCCCGATCATCTGTTCCGGCCTCCCTCCCTGCTGCACTCAAGTCCTGCGCCGGCCTTGGCCTCTGCACTCTTGCTGCATCTCTCCATGCTCTCGCCATCCGCTCCGGTTCCTTCGCTGACCGCTTTACCGCCAATGCCCTCCTCAACCTCTGCATCAAGCTCCCAGGTTTTCATCACCCCTTTGGGACAAATGGGCCTTCTGGGGAAGGAGGCCTGGAATCAGCTGCATATGAGAGCATGCGGAaagtgtttgatgaaatgctcAAGAGGGATGCCGTGTCTTGGAACACTTTGATATTGGGATGTGCAGAGCACAAGAGGCACCAAGAAGCTCTGAGCATGGTTAGGGAGATGTGGAGGGATGGATTTATGCCTGACACGTTTACACTGTCAACTGTGCTGCCAATCTTTGCGGAGTGCGCTGATATCAAGAGAGGCATGGTGGTCCATGGGTATGCTATCAAGAATGGATTTGACAATGATGTTTTTGTTGGAAGTAGCTTGATTGATATGTATGCTAACTGCACTCAAATGGATTACTCTATGAAGGTGTTCGACAGCTTCTCAGACTGTGATGCAGTTCTGTGGAACTCAATGCTTGCAGGTTATGCACAAAATGGGTCAGTTGAGGAGGCTCTTGGAATATTCCGTCGGATGCTGCAAGCTGGAGTGAGGCCCGTGCCTGTGACTTTCTCAAGCCTAATACCTGCCTTTGGCAATTTGTCATTGTTGCGTCTTGGGAAGCAGCTGCATGCCTATTTGATCCGTGCCAGATTTAATGATAACATATTTATATCTAGCTCCCTTATTGACATGTATTGCAAGTGTGGGAATGTTGACATCGCTCGTCGCGTTTTTAATGGGATACAATCACCTGACATCGTATCATGGACTGCGATGATCATGGGTTATGCATTGCACGGTCCAACAACAGAGGCTTTTGTGCTGTTTGAGAGAATGGAGTTGGGAAATGTGAAGCCTAATCATATAACTTTTCTAGCAGTTTTGACTGCATGTAGTCATGCTGGGTTGGTGGACAATGGATGGAAGTATTTTAACAGTATGTCTAACCAGTATGGATTTGTTCCATCCCTTGAGCATTGTGCTGCACTTGCAGACACCCTTGGTCGTGCAGGAGATTTAGATGAAGCATATAATTTCATCTCTGAAATGAAAATAAAACCAACTTCAAGCGTCTGGTCCACCTTGTTAAGGGCTTGCAGGGTCCATAAAAACACTGTTTTAGCTGAGGAAGTGGCCAAGAAGATCTTTGAGCTTGAACCTAAAAGCATGGGATCTCATGTAATTTTGTCAAACATGTATTCGGCTTCTGGGAGATGGAATGAAGCAGCACAGCTGCGGAAATCTATGAGAATCAAAGGTATGAAGAAGGAACCAGCTTGCAGTTGGATTGAAGTGAAGAACAAATTGCATGTGTTCATAGCTCATGATAAGTCCCATCCCTGGTACGATAGGATTATTGATGCACTGAATGTTTACTCAGAGCAGATGATTCGTCAAGGATATGTGCCCAATATGGAGGATGTTTTACAGGACATTGAAGAAGAGCAGAAGAGAGAGGTGTTATGTGGCCATAGTGAGAAACTTGCAATAGTATTTGGTATTATTAGCACGCCACCTGGAACAACAATACGTGTGATGAAGAACCTCCGAGTTTGTGTTGACTGCCATACAGtaacaaaatttatttcaaaGATAGTTGCAAGGGAGATTGTTGTCCGTGATGTAAACAGATTCCACCGATTTAAGGATGGGAATTGTTCATGCGGAGATTTTTGGTGA
- the LOC127778613 gene encoding uncharacterized protein LOC127778613, whose protein sequence is MGCTPAVLQHPTGEVCTTVDGGVVTNNMLAQQDRASSMATFSPHPPPAPLADAAAMAFNRQSNWKPSVPQDPIRDGNTAADVIGVSNHLPAHSRTPPCKLDVLHRSHPQLRLVLRISHGGNLVSVLFPVLFE, encoded by the coding sequence ATGGGGTGCACGCCGGCAGTTCTCCAACATCCCACCGGCGAGGTATGCACGACGGTGGATGGGGGTGTGGTGACCAACAACATGCTCGCGCAACAAGATCGTGCGAGCTCAATGGCCACTTTCTCCCCCCACCCACCACCCGCCCCgctcgccgacgcggcggccatggcgttcAATCGGCAGTCTAACTGGAAGCCGTCTGTTCCCCAAGATCCCATCCGCGATGGAAACACGGCGGCAGATGTGATTGGTGTGTCCAACCACTTGCCCGCGCACAGCCGCACACCACCTTGCAAGCTCGATGTCCTACACAGATCTCATCCTCAGCTGCGGCTCGTCCTCCGGATCTCCCATGGTGGAAATCTCGTAAGTGTTCTCTTCCCCGTGCTGTTCGAATGA
- the LOC127780449 gene encoding uncharacterized protein LOC127780449: MPTTAEDQKQWKVVEVQRINAESHPPPRRDDRCDDLRNDEEFQRVMDNVVFGRGYDPTRDDLRISTDPTAMVELIEYYHKMGLIEGEWVAYSFLEGVDGVELEDKTAMDEKPVIEEDDPLVEKEFFLPKLLKEDWQLAPESPDGCEIWCFSMSVSNRDSSSLSY; this comes from the exons ATGCCCACCACCGCAGAGGATCAGAAACAGTGGAAGGTGGTGGAAGTCCAGCGGATCAATGCGGAGTCCCATCCCCCTCCTCGGCGTGACGATAGGTGTGACGACCTCCGCAACGACGAGGAGTTCCAGCGTGTCATGGACAACGTCGTCTTCGGCCGGGGTTATGATCCCACAA GAGATGACCTCAGGATCAGCACTGACCCTACTGCGATGGTCGAGCTCATAGAGTACTACCACAAGATGGGTCTGATAGAAG GTGAATGGGTGGCTTACAGCTTCTTGGAGGGGGTGGATGGGGTGGAATTGGAGGATAAGACGGCGATGGATGAGAAGCCAGTGATAGAGGAGGATGATCCACTGGTAGAGAAAGAGTTTTTCCTCCCG AAGTTGCTCAAAGAGGACTGGCAATTGGCACCTGAATCTCCAGATGGATGTGAAATTTGGTGTTTCAGTATGTCTGTATCAAACCGTGACTCCTCGAGTCTATCGTATtag